In the genome of Nocardioides sp. NBC_00368, the window CGAGGGCGTGCTGACCGGCTCCGACGACGCCGAGACCGTCAGCCGCGGCGTCTTCGACGCCTACACCAAGCTCAACCTCCGCTACTCCCAGCTGGCCCCGCTGACGACGTACGAGGAGAAGAACACCGGCTCCAACCTGCCCGCGCAGGTCGAGATCTACTCGACCACCGAGGGCGAGAACGGCCCGGAGTACAAGTTCCTCTTCATGGCCAAGGGCGGCGGCAGCGCCAACAAGTCGTTCCTGTTCCAGGAGACCAAGGCGATCCTCAACCCCGACCGGATCCTGACCTTCCTCGACGAGAAGATCCGCTCGCTCGGCACGGCCGCCTGCCCGCCGTACCACCTCGCCGTCGTCATCGGCGGGACGTCCGCGGAGTTCGCGCTGAAGACCGCGAAGTACGCGAGCGCCCACTACCTCGACAACCTTCCGACCGAGGGCTCGATGAGCGCCCACGGCTTCCGCGACACCGAGCTCGAGGAGAAGGTCTTCGAGCTGACCCAGTCCTTCGGGATCGGCGCCCAGTTCGGCGGCAAGTACTTCTGCCATGACGTACGCGTCGTCCGGCTCCCCCGCCACGGCGCCTCGTGTCCCGTCGCGATCGCCGTCTCCTGCTCCGCCGACCGCCAGGCGCTCGGCAAGATCACCCGCGACGGCGTCTTCCTCGAGCAGCTCGAGACCGACCCGGCGCAGTACATGCCGGACGCCGGCATGGCCGAGGAGATCTCGGCCGGCGAGGTGGTCTCGATCGATCTGAACCAGCCCATGGACAAGATCCTGGAGACGCTGTCCCAGCACCCGGTCAAGACCCGGCTCTCGCTGAGCGGCCCGATGGTCGTCGCCCGCGACATCGCGCACGCCAAGATCAAGGAGCGTCTCGACGCCGGCGAGGAGATGCCGGAGTACATGAAGAACCACCCGGTCTACTACGCCGGCCCGGCCAAGACGCCCGAGGGCATGGCGAGCGGGTCCTTCGGGCCGACGACCGCGGGCCGGATGGACTCCTACGTCGAGCAGTTCCAGGCCGCCGGCGGCTCCATGGTCATGCTGGCCAAGGGCAACCGCTCCAAGGTCGTCGCCGACGCGTGCGGCACCTACGGCGGCTTCTACCTCGGCTCGATCGGCGGCCCCGCCGCCCGTCTCGCCCAGGACTGCATCAAGTCGGTCGAGGTGCTCGAGTACCCCGAGCTCGGCATGGAGGCGGTCTGGAAGATCGAGGTCGAGGGCTTCCCCGCCTTCATCGTCGTCGACGGCGA includes:
- a CDS encoding fumarate hydratase, with the protein product MADVEFRYSDLLPTGKDDTPYRLITSEGVEEIEVDGRKFLKVDPEAIRLLTAEAMKDINQYLRPAHLKQLRKIIDDPEASGNDRFVALDLLKNVNISAGGILPMCQDTGTAIVMGKKSEGVLTGSDDAETVSRGVFDAYTKLNLRYSQLAPLTTYEEKNTGSNLPAQVEIYSTTEGENGPEYKFLFMAKGGGSANKSFLFQETKAILNPDRILTFLDEKIRSLGTAACPPYHLAVVIGGTSAEFALKTAKYASAHYLDNLPTEGSMSAHGFRDTELEEKVFELTQSFGIGAQFGGKYFCHDVRVVRLPRHGASCPVAIAVSCSADRQALGKITRDGVFLEQLETDPAQYMPDAGMAEEISAGEVVSIDLNQPMDKILETLSQHPVKTRLSLSGPMVVARDIAHAKIKERLDAGEEMPEYMKNHPVYYAGPAKTPEGMASGSFGPTTAGRMDSYVEQFQAAGGSMVMLAKGNRSKVVADACGTYGGFYLGSIGGPAARLAQDCIKSVEVLEYPELGMEAVWKIEVEGFPAFIVVDGEGNDFFTDPSGTTTVPLTGIRVRSKER